The Halalkalibacter krulwichiae genome has a segment encoding these proteins:
- the tnpB gene encoding IS66 family insertion sequence element accessory protein TnpB (TnpB, as the term is used for proteins encoded by IS66 family insertion elements, is considered an accessory protein, since TnpC, encoded by a neighboring gene, is a DDE family transposase.) encodes MINQRSIDKVYLAKGNTDLRKSIDGLAAIVQESFQLDPFSPCLFVFCNRQRDKIKILHWEHNGFWLYYRRLEKGTFPWPEDSSSSPQMISHRQFRWLLDGLSIDQKSAHPKVTAQRVI; translated from the coding sequence ATGATCAATCAACGCTCCATTGATAAAGTCTACCTTGCAAAAGGAAATACAGACTTACGAAAATCTATTGATGGCCTCGCGGCTATCGTACAAGAAAGTTTTCAATTAGATCCATTTTCCCCGTGTTTATTTGTTTTCTGTAATAGACAACGAGATAAGATCAAAATCCTTCACTGGGAACATAATGGATTTTGGCTCTATTATCGCCGTTTAGAAAAAGGTACGTTCCCTTGGCCAGAAGATTCATCTTCTTCTCCGCAAATGATTAGCCATCGTCAGTTCCGTTGGTTACTTGACGGCCTTTCTATTGATCAAAAATCAGCACATCCAAAAGTTACTGCACAACGTGTCATTTAA
- the tnpC gene encoding IS66 family transposase produces MKTTETTSQPTTKDLEKRVSSLEEQNAELTAKIKWYEEQFRLSKQRQFGTSSEKTNADQLELPLFNEVEITADPSIEEPTVETITYQRKKTKGQRDIKLENLPKEVIEYRLPVEDQVCSCCNGNLHEMSTEVRRELKVIPAEVKVIEHVQHVYACRRCERESTETPIVKASMPKPVFPKSLASPSAMAYIMNQKYVEGLPLYRQEQQFARLDVSLSRQTLANWVLYGANTWLNLIYDRMYQYLMNLDIAHADETTLQVLREPDRPSTATSYLWLYRSGQEGHPIVLFDYQQTRASKHPRKFLSPFQGYLHVDGYAGYNGISNVKLVGCWAHARRKFDEALKALPKEEQSKDVLAKEGLKFCNQLFAIEREIKDLSFPERHQIRLEKSRPLLGAFSAWLRTQTPKVLPKSALGQAIKYCRNQWDKLEVFLEDGRLEIDNNRSERSIKPFVIGRKNWIFANTPKGAKASAVTYSIVETAKENGLNPYQYLMHLFEELPNIDVNNENAIDQLLPWSNSLPAHCRIQLDK; encoded by the coding sequence ATGAAAACAACAGAAACCACCTCTCAACCTACAACTAAAGATTTAGAAAAACGTGTCTCATCACTTGAGGAACAAAACGCGGAGCTGACGGCAAAAATTAAATGGTATGAAGAACAATTCCGTCTTAGTAAGCAACGCCAATTTGGTACTTCAAGTGAGAAGACAAATGCTGATCAGTTAGAATTGCCTCTTTTTAATGAGGTAGAAATTACGGCTGATCCATCCATTGAAGAACCTACGGTTGAAACGATTACGTATCAACGTAAAAAGACCAAAGGGCAACGTGATATCAAACTTGAGAACCTTCCGAAGGAAGTCATTGAGTATCGATTACCTGTGGAAGATCAGGTTTGTTCGTGCTGCAATGGAAATCTACACGAAATGTCGACAGAGGTACGTCGTGAATTAAAAGTCATCCCAGCGGAAGTGAAGGTCATTGAACATGTACAACATGTTTATGCGTGTCGCCGTTGTGAACGTGAAAGTACGGAGACTCCTATTGTTAAAGCTTCTATGCCGAAACCTGTTTTTCCCAAGAGTCTTGCTTCGCCATCTGCGATGGCCTACATCATGAATCAAAAATATGTAGAAGGGCTTCCATTGTATCGACAAGAACAACAATTCGCTCGTCTAGATGTCTCTTTATCACGCCAAACATTAGCTAATTGGGTTCTTTATGGTGCTAATACATGGTTAAACCTCATCTATGATCGAATGTATCAATATCTAATGAATCTTGATATTGCTCATGCTGATGAAACGACGCTGCAAGTGCTACGAGAGCCAGATCGTCCATCAACAGCTACCTCATACTTATGGCTTTATCGTTCAGGACAGGAAGGCCATCCGATTGTATTATTTGATTACCAGCAAACACGAGCAAGTAAACATCCTAGAAAGTTTTTATCTCCTTTCCAAGGATACTTACATGTAGATGGATATGCTGGATACAATGGAATTTCAAACGTAAAGTTAGTTGGATGCTGGGCACACGCTCGTCGAAAATTTGATGAAGCTTTAAAAGCTTTGCCTAAAGAAGAACAGTCGAAAGATGTCTTAGCAAAGGAAGGCTTAAAATTTTGTAACCAACTCTTTGCGATCGAACGAGAAATAAAAGATTTATCGTTCCCTGAACGTCATCAAATACGTCTAGAAAAAAGTCGACCACTTCTTGGCGCTTTTTCAGCATGGCTTCGTACGCAAACGCCAAAAGTGTTACCAAAGAGTGCACTCGGACAAGCAATTAAATACTGTCGCAATCAATGGGATAAGTTAGAGGTTTTCTTAGAGGACGGTAGACTAGAGATTGATAATAATAGAAGTGAACGATCTATTAAACCATTCGTAATTGGAAGAAAGAACTGGATTTTTGCCAACACTCCGAAAGGAGCAAAGGCAAGTGCTGTAACGTATAGTATTGTAGAAACGGCCAAAGAAAATGGCCTCAACCCTTATCAATACTTAATGCACTTGTTTGAAGAGCTTCCCAATATAGATGTGAATAATGAAAACGCCATTGATCAATTGCTTCCTTGGTCAAACAGTCTTCCGGCTCACTGTCGTATTCAACTTGATAAGTAG
- a CDS encoding Na/Pi cotransporter family protein: protein MILDLQALLFMFFGGLGIFLFGIKYLGDGLQKVAGDGLRDLLDRFTTNPIMGVLAGIFVTILLQTSTGTTVLTIGLVNAGFMTLKQAIGVIIGANIGTTVTAFIIGIKISTYALPIMAVGTFLIFFFKNHKINNYGQVIFGFGSLFLGLNLMGEGLKPLQDVQAFADLTVSMSENPLLGVLIGTLFTVAVQSSSAAIGLLQTLFGQGLMDLDAALPVLFGDNIGTTITAVLASIGASIAARRAALTHVIFNLVGTTIVLIVLRPFTTLIEYIRDSLGLNPEMTIAFAHGIFNVSNAIIQLPFIAVLAWIVVKLIPGQDTAIPYKAVYLDEKFIRQSPAIALGQGKKEVMRMADLTEKGIQEVSLYFKTQGKKHRELVPQYENAINNLDNKITDYLVQVSSHSLSGQDSKVHHTLMNTIRDLERIGDHMENIMELVEYQITNKVTFSESAMADLDEMFELTISTLRQAIKALDLDDIEEARSVLEKEEKIDKMERDLRKKHIIRVNENKCTGTAGIVYVDIVSNLERVGDHAVNIAEEVIGEQ, encoded by the coding sequence ATGATTTTGGATTTGCAAGCACTTCTTTTTATGTTTTTTGGAGGACTTGGTATCTTTTTATTTGGGATTAAATACTTAGGGGATGGTCTTCAAAAGGTTGCAGGTGATGGATTGAGAGATCTACTTGACCGTTTTACAACCAACCCGATAATGGGTGTGCTTGCCGGGATTTTTGTAACCATTCTACTTCAAACCAGTACAGGAACAACGGTGTTGACAATTGGGTTAGTAAACGCCGGATTCATGACATTAAAGCAAGCAATTGGGGTTATTATTGGGGCTAATATAGGTACAACTGTAACAGCCTTTATAATTGGTATTAAAATTTCAACCTATGCATTGCCCATTATGGCAGTAGGGACTTTTCTCATTTTCTTCTTTAAAAACCATAAGATTAACAACTATGGACAAGTTATATTTGGATTTGGTTCTTTGTTTTTAGGTCTTAACTTAATGGGAGAAGGTCTTAAACCACTTCAGGATGTACAGGCATTTGCAGATTTAACAGTGAGCATGAGTGAAAACCCGCTATTAGGTGTTCTTATTGGTACACTATTTACGGTTGCTGTTCAAAGTTCATCAGCTGCGATCGGGTTACTTCAAACTTTATTTGGTCAAGGATTAATGGATTTGGATGCAGCATTACCAGTTCTTTTTGGAGATAATATAGGTACCACAATTACAGCAGTATTAGCATCAATTGGCGCTTCTATTGCAGCAAGGCGTGCGGCTTTAACACATGTTATTTTTAACCTTGTTGGGACAACTATTGTATTAATCGTTTTAAGACCTTTTACAACTTTGATAGAATACATTCGTGATAGTTTGGGGTTAAACCCAGAAATGACCATTGCGTTCGCACATGGCATTTTCAATGTATCGAATGCAATTATTCAATTACCATTCATAGCAGTGCTTGCTTGGATTGTGGTCAAGTTAATTCCAGGTCAAGATACGGCAATTCCATATAAGGCCGTCTATTTAGATGAAAAATTTATTAGGCAATCTCCTGCTATAGCACTTGGTCAAGGAAAAAAGGAAGTAATGCGTATGGCAGATTTAACAGAAAAGGGAATTCAGGAAGTTAGTCTATATTTTAAAACACAAGGGAAGAAACACAGAGAACTTGTTCCACAGTACGAAAATGCAATCAATAACTTGGATAATAAAATTACTGATTATCTTGTACAGGTTTCTTCTCATTCTTTATCCGGTCAAGATTCAAAGGTGCACCATACTCTTATGAATACGATTAGAGACCTTGAGCGTATTGGAGACCATATGGAAAATATTATGGAGCTTGTTGAGTATCAAATTACGAATAAGGTAACGTTTTCTGAATCAGCAATGGCAGATTTAGATGAAATGTTTGAGTTGACGATTTCTACTCTCAGACAAGCAATAAAAGCTTTGGACTTAGATGATATTGAAGAAGCTAGATCTGTTCTTGAAAAAGAAGAGAAGATTGATAAAATGGAGAGAGATCTTCGAAAGAAACATATTATTCGTGTAAATGAAAACAAATGTACGGGGACAGCTGGAATTGTTTATGTAGATATTGTTAGTAATTTAGAGCGTGTAGGAGATCATGCTGTTAATATTGCCGAAGAAGTTATAGGGGAACAATAG
- the tnpA gene encoding IS66 family insertion sequence element accessory protein TnpA — protein sequence MKRKEKHDLWKKRMEAYEDSGETIQEWVSKQDDITEYQFHYWRKKIKAEVNSDSSDEVSQIWTSFDVPTFPTTSIEVRIDDLSVYIPENVSEEHLSRVLRVLRNG from the coding sequence ATGAAGCGTAAAGAAAAACACGATTTGTGGAAAAAACGCATGGAGGCATACGAAGACAGCGGGGAGACGATACAGGAATGGGTATCTAAACAAGATGACATTACAGAATATCAATTCCACTATTGGCGAAAGAAGATCAAGGCAGAAGTAAACTCAGATTCAAGTGATGAGGTAAGCCAGATTTGGACATCTTTTGATGTGCCTACCTTCCCCACCACATCCATTGAAGTGAGAATAGATGACCTGTCTGTCTATATTCCTGAAAATGTGAGTGAAGAACATTTATCTCGTGTACTACGCGTGCTGAGAAACGGATGA
- a CDS encoding VOC family protein, which translates to MKPRVTVITLGVDNLEKSLVFYRDGLGLPTEGIVGEEFENGAVAFFELQLGLKLAIWNRKDIAHEAKVTLSAPSTTEFTLGHNVNSKAEVDDIMEQAKQAGATITDPAHDTFWGGYSGHFQDPDGHLWEVVWNPHWDTIE; encoded by the coding sequence ATGAAACCACGAGTTACTGTAATTACTTTAGGTGTAGATAATTTAGAAAAATCTTTGGTTTTTTATCGTGATGGTCTTGGTCTTCCCACAGAAGGCATAGTCGGTGAAGAATTTGAAAATGGCGCAGTTGCTTTTTTTGAATTACAACTTGGATTAAAACTTGCCATTTGGAATCGAAAAGATATCGCTCATGAAGCAAAAGTTACCTTATCTGCACCAAGCACTACCGAATTTACATTAGGTCACAATGTTAATAGTAAAGCCGAAGTTGATGATATTATGGAACAAGCAAAACAGGCGGGAGCAACTATAACTGATCCCGCTCACGACACTTTTTGGGGTGGATATTCAGGTCACTTTCAAGACCCAGATGGTCACTTATGGGAAGTTGTTTGGAATCCTCATTGGGATACAATTGAGTAA
- a CDS encoding CBS domain-containing protein, which produces MSTVGKCYRKLTKEPITVHSKELIVNVQNKLINKDPIHRSVYVLDKQKKLIGIITLNELMKIIAVRKEITTPKAMSINRLFTFISEDTKAEDIMCSPISVRLTDRLEEALELMLIHDLQELPVVDETNSVIGDLNVFELLREINDKILN; this is translated from the coding sequence ATGTCGACAGTAGGTAAGTGTTATCGAAAGCTTACAAAAGAACCTATTACGGTACACTCGAAAGAATTAATAGTGAACGTTCAAAATAAACTGATAAATAAAGATCCTATACACCGTTCTGTATATGTGTTAGATAAACAGAAAAAATTAATTGGGATTATCACACTTAATGAATTAATGAAAATAATTGCTGTACGTAAAGAAATTACTACCCCTAAAGCAATGTCTATAAATAGGTTATTTACTTTTATTTCAGAAGATACAAAGGCAGAAGACATAATGTGTTCACCCATTTCTGTAAGACTAACGGACAGATTAGAGGAAGCGTTGGAATTAATGCTGATACATGATCTTCAAGAGCTTCCTGTAGTGGATGAGACAAATTCCGTAATTGGTGACTTAAACGTATTCGAATTATTACGTGAAATAAATGATAAGATACTAAACTAG
- a CDS encoding putative bifunctional diguanylate cyclase/phosphodiesterase, which translates to MSNIYNTHDILEKISDAFYSLSEDLKFEYINNVTERLLQIKHEHVIGQYIYDALPHCDIHNFVKRYKRSLLDQEPVEFEEYFNDRWYEIRAFPSEERLSVFFRDITKQKQEYQKMYYLANYDGLTGIPNRYYFNETLTQKVQSLDRSIAVLFIDMNKFKKVNDTFGHKIGDLLLKQTSECLKQIVNPLGFLARYSGDEFLVALEGLDESGILSTTERIIDSFSRPFFIKNLELQISLSIGISQFPNDGQSVELLVKHADFAMRQAKKAGRNQCKLYSANEKEGSIAPLKMELALHKAIEQDQLLLYYQPKINLHTGEIVGVEALIRWEHPELGLVSPGTFIPIAEESGLIIPIGEWVLNAACQQNKTWQQQGFSTVMSVNISAIQFNQFNLINTITTALEKVGLEPQYLEIEITESMTADIERTIFMLQQLKKLGVRISIDDFGTGFSSLSYLKNFPVDTLKIDQSFVSELRNNPNDETIVKTIISMAHNLSLNVVAEGIETKEQLVFLQQHLCDEGQGFFLSKALTANELEEKRFDIQQIVGEHGIPRDVNEQMWMEELVEKAKKELQDTIRLQQGMTFKYKKINEQFIHTLCDGELLYRFGMIPFQVIGKELGEFLPNEKAIEKTAYYKRAWEGEEFVTYENELNGIHYLATLRPIKKGEK; encoded by the coding sequence TTGAGTAATATATACAATACTCACGATATTTTGGAGAAAATATCAGATGCGTTTTATTCCTTAAGTGAAGACTTGAAATTTGAATACATCAATAATGTGACAGAACGACTGTTGCAAATTAAACATGAACATGTGATTGGACAATATATTTATGATGCCTTACCGCATTGTGATATTCATAATTTTGTGAAACGATATAAAAGATCATTATTAGATCAAGAACCTGTAGAATTTGAAGAGTATTTTAACGATAGATGGTATGAAATAAGGGCTTTTCCTTCTGAAGAACGCCTATCTGTGTTTTTTCGAGATATTACGAAACAAAAGCAAGAGTATCAAAAAATGTATTATCTAGCGAATTATGATGGGTTAACTGGAATACCTAATCGTTATTATTTTAATGAAACATTAACTCAAAAGGTACAATCTCTTGATCGTTCGATTGCTGTTTTATTTATAGATATGAATAAATTCAAAAAAGTAAATGATACATTTGGTCATAAAATAGGTGATCTATTATTAAAGCAAACGTCAGAGTGTCTAAAACAAATTGTGAATCCATTGGGTTTTCTTGCTCGGTACTCTGGAGATGAGTTTCTTGTGGCTTTGGAAGGCTTAGATGAAAGTGGAATTTTATCTACTACTGAGCGAATCATTGATTCTTTTTCTCGTCCTTTTTTTATAAAAAATCTTGAATTGCAAATTTCACTCAGTATTGGAATAAGTCAGTTTCCTAACGATGGACAAAGTGTAGAATTGTTAGTGAAACATGCAGATTTTGCCATGCGTCAAGCCAAAAAAGCAGGTAGAAACCAATGTAAACTCTACTCTGCTAATGAAAAGGAAGGAAGTATTGCCCCTTTAAAAATGGAGCTAGCTCTTCACAAGGCTATAGAACAAGATCAGTTATTACTATACTATCAACCTAAAATCAATTTACATACTGGGGAAATAGTTGGTGTGGAGGCTTTAATCCGCTGGGAGCATCCAGAGTTGGGGTTGGTTTCACCTGGAACCTTTATTCCCATTGCTGAAGAATCAGGGTTAATTATACCGATTGGAGAATGGGTTTTGAATGCTGCTTGTCAACAAAATAAAACATGGCAACAACAAGGTTTCTCAACGGTTATGTCTGTCAATATATCAGCCATCCAGTTTAATCAATTTAATTTGATTAACACGATTACAACCGCTCTTGAAAAAGTAGGACTTGAACCTCAATATTTAGAAATTGAGATTACGGAAAGTATGACAGCTGATATTGAACGTACCATTTTTATGTTACAGCAACTTAAAAAGCTGGGTGTTCGTATAAGCATTGATGATTTTGGGACAGGGTTCAGTTCGTTAAGCTACTTAAAGAATTTCCCTGTTGATACGTTAAAGATTGATCAGTCGTTTGTGAGTGAACTACGTAACAACCCAAACGATGAAACGATTGTTAAAACGATCATCTCAATGGCTCATAATTTAAGTTTGAATGTAGTGGCAGAAGGGATTGAAACAAAGGAGCAACTTGTGTTTCTACAACAGCATTTATGTGATGAAGGTCAAGGATTTTTCTTAAGTAAAGCGCTAACAGCAAATGAATTAGAAGAAAAACGTTTTGATATTCAACAAATTGTTGGAGAACATGGAATCCCTAGAGATGTTAACGAACAAATGTGGATGGAAGAATTAGTGGAAAAAGCGAAAAAAGAGTTACAAGATACGATTCGTTTACAACAAGGTATGACATTTAAATATAAAAAAATCAATGAACAATTCATTCATACACTCTGTGATGGCGAACTATTGTATCGTTTTGGAATGATTCCTTTTCAAGTGATAGGGAAGGAGTTAGGTGAATTTCTTCCTAATGAAAAAGCCATTGAAAAAACAGCTTACTATAAAAGGGCTTGGGAAGGAGAAGAATTTGTTACTTATGAGAATGAGCTAAATGGAATTCATTATTTAGCTACGTTACGCCCCATTAAAAAGGGGGAGAAATAA
- the yunB gene encoding sporulation protein YunB, with translation MRTPRRIRPRKRTGPLPFRYVLLLSFVIFVVLTIQGLWIIEKGIRPTLMEIARTEARVIATKAINDAVSKKIASDLHQDELFITDSENKIQFNTQIYNKVVSEATNRVQRHLKAIEEGRAFDVEVELEDDEAINTSDGGIIYVIPLGQATNNALLAHLGPKIPVRFSAIGDVKTDLNYDVVNTGINNTTLSVNFDVIVDAKIVIPFATQTEAVKTTVPIGLITIQGEVPEFYSEGGGMILPAGS, from the coding sequence ATGAGAACACCGAGAAGAATCAGACCCCGAAAACGAACAGGCCCATTGCCATTTCGTTATGTTCTGTTACTTTCTTTTGTTATTTTTGTTGTCCTAACAATACAAGGTTTATGGATTATTGAGAAGGGGATTCGTCCAACTTTGATGGAAATCGCGAGAACTGAAGCAAGGGTAATCGCAACAAAAGCAATTAATGATGCCGTCTCAAAGAAAATTGCGTCTGATCTTCATCAGGATGAGTTATTTATTACGGACTCTGAAAATAAGATCCAATTTAATACACAAATTTATAATAAAGTTGTATCGGAAGCGACTAATCGTGTACAGAGGCATTTGAAAGCAATAGAGGAAGGTAGGGCATTTGACGTAGAAGTTGAATTGGAAGACGACGAGGCTATTAATACATCAGACGGAGGTATTATCTATGTCATTCCATTAGGTCAAGCAACTAATAATGCATTGTTAGCTCATTTAGGTCCAAAGATACCTGTTCGTTTCTCGGCAATTGGAGACGTTAAGACAGATCTTAATTATGATGTAGTGAATACGGGAATAAATAACACAACATTGTCGGTGAATTTTGATGTTATAGTAGATGCTAAAATAGTCATTCCGTTTGCAACTCAAACCGAGGCTGTTAAGACAACTGTTCCAATTGGGTTAATCACAATCCAAGGAGAAGTACCTGAATTTTATTCAGAAGGTGGTGGAATGATCTTGCCAGCAGGGTCTTAG
- a CDS encoding hemolysin family protein has protein sequence MNIPIFKLNIINVIGRSGSDFICFFKKNTAAQVATVLFGGNTALLISTIVMTVLILVFGEVLPKSLAKENAEPLALKISALLLLLMKLFSPLTWLLVKLKHVITKFVSKSEGIPSVTEEELKEMFTIGQEEGVIEPNERELLHNSLDFNDTKVVEVLTPRTDLVAINIKMSIDEITTILIRERFSRVPVYEDSIDNIIGVLSERDFLSQLVTNKDMDVRKLIRKPLFVVETLGIATLLPMLQKNWVHMAIVIDEFGGTSGIVTLEDILEELVGEIWDEHDEKTKEVTELGTNKFEIHGDFPLDDFARLVQVELPDSRNYTLGGWMTEEFDYVPTVGEEFIYDSIKLIVTEAEDRRIMKIRVEGHDNKLSN, from the coding sequence ATGAATATCCCTATATTTAAACTAAACATAATTAACGTTATAGGAAGAAGCGGATCTGATTTCATCTGCTTTTTTAAAAAAAATACTGCTGCACAGGTTGCTACTGTCTTATTTGGTGGTAATACAGCGCTACTTATTAGCACGATTGTCATGACTGTTCTTATCCTTGTCTTTGGAGAAGTGCTTCCCAAATCATTAGCAAAGGAGAATGCTGAACCTCTAGCGTTAAAAATCTCAGCTTTATTGCTTTTGCTCATGAAACTTTTTTCCCCCTTAACTTGGTTGCTCGTTAAGCTAAAACACGTTATAACAAAATTCGTATCGAAATCAGAGGGAATTCCATCTGTTACGGAAGAAGAGTTAAAAGAAATGTTTACAATCGGTCAAGAAGAAGGTGTGATTGAACCGAATGAAAGGGAACTTCTTCATAATAGCTTAGACTTTAATGATACAAAAGTAGTTGAGGTTTTAACTCCACGTACAGACCTTGTTGCGATTAATATCAAAATGTCAATTGATGAGATAACTACAATATTAATAAGAGAAAGGTTTTCTAGAGTGCCAGTATACGAAGATTCAATTGATAATATAATAGGAGTTCTTTCTGAAAGAGATTTTCTTTCCCAACTTGTTACAAACAAAGATATGGATGTAAGAAAGTTAATTCGCAAACCATTATTTGTTGTGGAAACTTTGGGCATAGCTACGCTTTTACCAATGCTTCAAAAGAATTGGGTACATATGGCGATTGTGATTGATGAATTTGGTGGCACGTCAGGCATTGTTACTCTCGAAGATATTCTTGAAGAATTAGTCGGAGAGATTTGGGATGAACATGATGAGAAAACAAAAGAAGTGACAGAACTTGGTACAAATAAATTTGAAATACATGGAGATTTTCCTTTAGATGATTTTGCAAGGTTGGTTCAAGTTGAATTGCCAGACAGTCGGAATTATACTCTTGGCGGTTGGATGACAGAGGAGTTTGATTATGTTCCTACTGTGGGCGAAGAGTTTATATATGACAGTATAAAATTAATTGTGACTGAGGCAGAAGATAGAAGGATAATGAAGATAAGGGTAGAAGGTCATGATAACAAACTAAGTAATTAA
- a CDS encoding tyrosine-type recombinase/integrase produces MEYVQPIKDVVKINEIKEKLKVKSERDLLLFVLGINTGIRISDLLTLKVGDVWKEGSPKEFLCLWDDKSSDKKFHYLNTKVKTALNNYLHNQDLKDDDYLFKSKKVNQPITRQQAYRIINNAAKGVGVLGNMGTHTLRKTFGYHAYRKGIAISILKSVYNHTILNETLRYIGIDQNEEQHIKIDVNL; encoded by the coding sequence TTGGAGTATGTTCAACCCATAAAAGATGTCGTGAAAATAAATGAGATAAAAGAGAAACTGAAGGTTAAATCAGAGAGAGATCTTTTACTCTTTGTACTCGGGATAAACACAGGAATAAGAATTAGTGATTTATTAACGCTCAAGGTAGGAGATGTATGGAAGGAAGGGAGCCCTAAAGAGTTTCTTTGCTTGTGGGATGATAAAAGTTCCGATAAGAAATTTCACTATTTAAATACGAAAGTGAAAACAGCATTGAATAATTATTTACATAACCAAGATCTTAAAGATGATGATTATCTGTTCAAATCAAAAAAGGTTAATCAGCCTATCACTCGTCAGCAAGCTTACCGTATTATTAATAATGCTGCTAAGGGAGTCGGAGTTTTAGGAAATATGGGGACACATACACTTCGGAAAACGTTTGGTTACCATGCTTACCGCAAAGGAATTGCAATATCTATACTTAAATCGGTCTATAACCATACGATCCTAAACGAAACACTTCGCTATATCGGCATAGATCAGAATGAAGAACAGCATATTAAAATAGATGTGAATTTATAA
- a CDS encoding ATP-binding protein, translating into MRESESKYRLIAENMTDIILLLDMNGMILYASPSLGNVLGFPLKSYIGESSFDIIHSEDKQSVMTRFEQVINTLSSSQMETYLVNSNGEAVLFEGVGTPVIGENGEPEHVLIVGRDITEKRKAEEQLSKSEKLSVVGELAAGVAHEIRNPLTSIKGFVQLFQQGIIKNEFFEIIFTEFVRIEEILKEFLTLAKPQEIQVKKADVTSILKDVETLLKSEMNLRNVQMIQEYKQNLPQIMCDINQIKQVFINIVKNSIEAISGSGFVEIQASVEEGNILIKISDNGIGISEERLQRLGEPFYSNKEKGTGLGLMLCFRIIQQHNGSITVKSKENYGTTVEVKLPV; encoded by the coding sequence ATGAGAGAAAGCGAGTCTAAATATCGTCTTATCGCAGAAAATATGACAGACATCATTCTGTTATTGGACATGAATGGAATGATTTTGTATGCATCCCCTTCCCTTGGTAACGTACTTGGTTTCCCATTAAAGTCATATATCGGTGAAAGCTCGTTTGATATCATACATTCTGAAGACAAACAAAGCGTAATGACGAGATTTGAACAAGTAATAAATACTTTGTCTTCATCTCAGATGGAAACTTATTTGGTAAACTCAAATGGGGAAGCAGTATTATTTGAAGGTGTTGGAACCCCTGTGATTGGGGAAAACGGTGAACCAGAACATGTTCTTATAGTGGGGAGAGACATTACAGAAAAAAGGAAAGCAGAAGAGCAGCTTTCAAAATCAGAGAAATTATCAGTTGTTGGTGAGCTTGCTGCAGGTGTTGCCCATGAAATTAGAAATCCTCTTACATCAATAAAGGGATTTGTTCAGCTATTCCAACAAGGAATTATTAAAAATGAATTCTTTGAAATCATTTTTACTGAATTTGTCCGTATTGAAGAAATACTAAAAGAATTTCTTACCCTTGCGAAACCACAAGAAATTCAAGTGAAAAAGGCTGATGTAACATCAATTCTCAAAGATGTTGAGACATTGCTTAAATCAGAAATGAATTTAAGAAATGTACAAATGATTCAAGAGTATAAACAAAACCTTCCACAAATTATGTGTGATATAAACCAAATCAAACAAGTTTTTATTAATATAGTGAAAAACAGTATTGAAGCAATTTCCGGTAGTGGTTTTGTCGAAATACAAGCCAGTGTAGAAGAGGGAAATATTCTGATAAAAATTAGTGATAATGGGATCGGAATAAGTGAAGAACGTCTACAACGATTGGGTGAACCGTTCTATAGTAACAAAGAAAAAGGAACGGGTTTAGGGTTAATGTTATGCTTTAGAATTATTCAGCAACATAATGGGAGTATCACAGTAAAGAGTAAGGAGAATTACGGGACGACGGTTGAGGTTAAGTTGCCGGTTTGA